In Paracoccus aerodenitrificans, the following are encoded in one genomic region:
- a CDS encoding chorismate mutase, which translates to MAHEDISDMAALRARIDQLDAKLIELLAERSGLIDRAARIKARDGLPARIEARVAEVASLARSRASSAGLDPDLAERIWRMMMEHFIAQEEAFLGSKQNSE; encoded by the coding sequence ATGGCGCATGAAGATATCTCCGATATGGCGGCCCTGCGGGCCCGGATCGACCAGCTTGACGCGAAGCTGATCGAATTGCTGGCGGAACGCAGCGGGCTGATCGACCGTGCCGCCCGGATCAAGGCGCGTGACGGGTTGCCCGCCCGGATCGAGGCCCGTGTGGCCGAGGTCGCATCGCTGGCGCGCAGCCGTGCCTCGTCCGCCGGGCTTGATCCCGATCTGGCGGAACGGATCTGGCGCATGATGATGGAGCATTTCATCGCGCAGGAAGAGGCCTTTCTGGGCAGCAAGCAGAACAGCGAATAA
- a CDS encoding bifunctional methylenetetrahydrofolate dehydrogenase/methenyltetrahydrofolate cyclohydrolase produces MTATRIDGKAYAAELRRNVADQVAALKRDHDIIPGLAVVLVGEDPASQIYVSSKGKQTVEAGMKSFEHRLPADASQADLLALVGRLNADSSVHGILVQLPLPDHINESEVINAISVRKDVDGFTVANSGRLATGQRAMVPCTPLGCLMLLRDQLGDLSGKEAVVIGRSNIVGKPMAALLTAENATVTVAHSRTKDLPDVVRRAEIVVAAVGRPKMVTGDWIRPGATVIDVGINRTDDGLVGDVDYDSVAGVAGAITPVPGGVGPMTIACLLANTLTACCRANGLPDPEGLTL; encoded by the coding sequence ATGACAGCGACGCGAATTGACGGGAAAGCCTATGCTGCTGAATTACGGCGAAATGTCGCGGATCAGGTTGCGGCGCTGAAGCGCGACCATGACATTATTCCCGGCCTCGCCGTGGTTCTTGTGGGGGAGGATCCCGCCAGCCAGATCTATGTGTCCTCGAAAGGCAAGCAGACCGTCGAGGCGGGCATGAAAAGCTTTGAGCACCGCTTGCCCGCGGATGCCTCGCAGGCCGATCTTCTGGCTCTTGTGGGCCGGCTGAACGCGGATTCAAGCGTTCATGGCATCTTGGTGCAATTGCCTCTGCCGGATCACATCAACGAATCCGAGGTCATCAACGCGATTTCCGTGCGCAAGGATGTGGACGGGTTCACCGTGGCGAATAGCGGGCGGCTGGCGACGGGGCAGCGGGCGATGGTTCCCTGCACGCCGCTTGGCTGTCTGATGCTGCTGCGCGATCAGCTTGGCGATCTGTCGGGCAAGGAGGCCGTGGTGATCGGGCGCTCGAATATCGTCGGCAAGCCTATGGCGGCGCTGCTGACCGCCGAGAATGCGACAGTGACGGTGGCGCATTCCCGGACCAAAGACCTGCCCGACGTGGTGCGCCGCGCCGAGATCGTCGTGGCTGCGGTCGGCAGGCCGAAAATGGTGACCGGCGACTGGATCAGGCCCGGCGCAACGGTGATAGATGTGGGCATCAACCGCACGGATGACGGTCTGGTCGGGGATGTGGATTATGACAGCGTGGCCGGGGTTGCGGGGGCGATTACTCCGGTTCCGGGCGGGGTCGGGCCGATGACCATCGCCTGCCTGCTGGCCAATACGCTGACGGCCTGTTGCCGCGCGAACGGATTGCCGGACCCAGAAGGGCTGACGCTGTAA
- a CDS encoding DUF1674 domain-containing protein: MSEKRDLPPEAQRALAEAAERRKQAAELKLPTELGGRDGPEPIRYGDYEKKGLCVDF, translated from the coding sequence ATGTCCGAGAAACGCGATTTGCCGCCCGAGGCGCAACGCGCCCTTGCCGAAGCCGCAGAGCGCCGCAAGCAGGCAGCCGAGTTGAAGCTGCCGACAGAGCTCGGAGGCCGCGACGGGCCGGAACCCATCCGTTATGGCGATTACGAGAAAAAAGGGCTCTGCGTCGACTTCTGA
- a CDS encoding RsmB/NOP family class I SAM-dependent RNA methyltransferase, with protein MDKAKAQAPRQHAARKGALRLISGVQDGVALSDQAGAISRLAPPDRARAQRLALSVLRNIDRADSLLVQHVSKKPRPEVLDLLRLATVEMLEAGEAPHGAVNAAVGLVRGMGPKGRAAAGMVNAVLRKVSVQGEAWRDLPPEEMPDWLRGSVIAAWGEDVTAKIELAHQNGAPLDLTCKPGLDAPGDPLPTGSFRLRDAGQISNLPGYDSGEWWVQDAAAAMAARVLQPQPEENIVDLCAAPGGKTLQIAASGAHVTAVDISAARLTRLRENLQRCGLSADIVEADALEWQPDTAPHAILLDAPCSATGTIRRHPDLPLIRDGSAVSGLVELQARLIDRAVSMLRPGGRLVFATCSLLPEEGEAQLAAALSRHPELRVEMPDLPGIAPEWITAGGGLRLRPDYWPDLGGMDGFFIARLRKPEAEHRVAG; from the coding sequence TTGGACAAGGCAAAGGCACAGGCGCCACGACAGCATGCGGCGAGAAAAGGCGCATTGAGGCTGATTTCGGGCGTACAGGATGGCGTGGCCCTGTCCGATCAGGCGGGCGCGATCTCGCGGCTGGCGCCTCCGGATCGGGCGCGTGCGCAGCGGTTGGCGCTCAGCGTGCTGCGCAATATCGATCGCGCCGATTCCCTGCTGGTTCAGCATGTGTCGAAGAAACCACGGCCCGAAGTGCTTGACTTGTTGCGTCTGGCAACGGTTGAGATGCTGGAGGCGGGCGAGGCTCCGCATGGTGCCGTCAACGCAGCGGTCGGTCTTGTGCGCGGCATGGGGCCAAAGGGAAGGGCGGCGGCGGGGATGGTGAATGCGGTGCTGCGCAAGGTCTCGGTGCAAGGCGAGGCGTGGCGGGACTTGCCTCCTGAAGAGATGCCGGACTGGCTGCGCGGTTCCGTGATCGCGGCATGGGGCGAGGATGTTACGGCAAAAATCGAGTTAGCGCATCAAAATGGCGCACCGCTGGATCTGACCTGCAAGCCGGGTCTGGATGCGCCCGGCGACCCTTTGCCGACCGGGTCCTTCCGCCTTCGCGATGCGGGTCAGATCAGCAATCTGCCGGGCTACGATTCGGGCGAGTGGTGGGTGCAGGACGCCGCAGCCGCGATGGCGGCGCGGGTATTGCAGCCGCAGCCCGAGGAAAACATCGTGGATCTCTGTGCCGCGCCGGGAGGCAAGACATTGCAGATCGCCGCATCCGGTGCGCATGTCACGGCGGTGGATATCTCGGCGGCGCGGCTGACGCGTTTGCGTGAAAACCTTCAGCGCTGCGGGCTGAGCGCCGACATCGTCGAGGCTGACGCTCTGGAATGGCAGCCGGATACCGCGCCGCATGCGATCCTTCTGGATGCGCCTTGCTCTGCCACCGGCACTATTCGCCGTCATCCTGATTTGCCGTTGATTCGCGACGGTTCGGCGGTGTCCGGTCTGGTCGAGTTGCAGGCCCGGCTGATCGACCGGGCGGTTTCGATGCTGCGTCCCGGCGGCAGGCTGGTTTTTGCGACATGCTCCCTGCTGCCGGAAGAAGGTGAAGCACAGCTTGCGGCAGCTTTGTCGCGTCACCCAGAATTGCGTGTCGAGATGCCGGATCTGCCGGGGATCGCGCCGGAATGGATCACCGCAGGCGGCGGGCTGCGGTTACGCCCGGATTACTGGCCGGATCTTGGCGGGATGGACGGGTTCTTCATCGCCCGTCTGCGCAAACCAGAGGCAGAACATCGGGTGGCCGGATGA
- a CDS encoding heparinase II/III family protein, translating to MSDAAPPFGFVFQPAIRGLGSAMRGQQMLDGRLNLTGGYIEGDPFGTAPVPANIAEEFHGFGWLDDLVAVNSAKSRDLAQRRVLDWIAAYPKPPGESFDPQWRADVTGRRVLRWILHSGQILPGLDRNGAQPFFDSLHAQLALLEGADAESGRSRIEALSGRAIAAMSLRGAETRVPPALEALAREVENSLHRDVMHSRDAEALLTCLSLLGWVRETAIATGHTLPRQIDAAIEEIVPVLRALRHADGGLPRCHGSGRGVSGRLDHSLRMASGPADPARGHAIGYARLARARATVILDASAPPAGAAAAHAHASTLAIEFTSARHPIIVNCGSGRHFGGAWPRASRATACHSTLCLSGLSSAKLLPPDGKGNERLTLLPQKVWAGKCDRDGNLLPPDQPLASPHEAETILSGHDAWQGTHGLTHLRELYLSPDGDELRGEDTLAALDEDAEDRLSRALQESGGIRFEIRFHLHPAITAIPDGDAVRLELPGNEEWYFSHDLVAGLTLEPSAYLEAGEPEPLASSQIVLRQTLQTYAMQISWTLMRAGAS from the coding sequence ATGAGCGATGCCGCGCCTCCCTTCGGTTTCGTTTTTCAGCCTGCGATTCGTGGCCTCGGTTCGGCTATGCGCGGTCAGCAGATGCTGGACGGAAGGCTGAACCTGACCGGAGGATATATCGAAGGCGATCCCTTTGGAACTGCACCGGTTCCCGCAAATATCGCGGAGGAGTTTCACGGGTTCGGCTGGCTTGACGATCTGGTCGCAGTGAACAGCGCGAAATCGCGGGACCTTGCGCAGCGGCGTGTGCTGGACTGGATCGCAGCTTATCCGAAACCGCCGGGTGAAAGCTTCGATCCGCAATGGCGGGCGGATGTGACCGGGCGAAGGGTCCTTCGCTGGATACTGCATTCCGGGCAGATCCTGCCGGGGCTGGACCGGAACGGCGCTCAGCCGTTTTTCGACAGTCTTCACGCGCAGCTTGCCCTGCTGGAAGGCGCCGATGCCGAATCGGGAAGGTCGCGCATCGAGGCTCTGTCGGGCAGGGCGATTGCGGCCATGTCGCTGCGCGGGGCCGAAACCCGTGTGCCGCCCGCGCTTGAGGCGCTTGCGCGGGAGGTCGAAAACAGCCTGCACCGCGATGTCATGCACAGCCGCGATGCCGAGGCATTGCTGACCTGCCTGTCCCTGCTTGGCTGGGTCAGGGAAACCGCCATTGCAACCGGGCATACCCTGCCGCGACAGATAGACGCTGCGATTGAAGAGATCGTGCCGGTCCTGCGGGCCTTGCGCCATGCGGATGGCGGATTGCCGCGTTGTCATGGCAGTGGGCGCGGCGTGTCGGGGCGGCTGGATCACAGCCTGCGCATGGCATCTGGTCCCGCCGACCCGGCCCGGGGTCACGCGATAGGCTATGCAAGGCTGGCCCGTGCCCGCGCGACGGTGATTTTGGATGCCTCGGCCCCGCCTGCCGGTGCGGCGGCGGCCCATGCCCATGCCTCGACCCTGGCGATAGAGTTCACTTCGGCCCGGCATCCGATCATCGTGAATTGCGGCTCGGGCCGTCATTTCGGCGGGGCATGGCCTCGCGCCAGCCGGGCAACGGCCTGTCACTCGACCTTATGCCTTTCGGGGCTGAGTTCAGCCAAGCTTCTGCCGCCAGACGGGAAGGGGAATGAGCGTCTGACCCTGTTGCCGCAAAAGGTCTGGGCAGGGAAATGCGACAGGGACGGCAATCTTCTGCCCCCGGATCAACCGCTCGCATCGCCGCATGAGGCGGAAACGATCCTGTCGGGTCATGATGCCTGGCAGGGGACGCACGGGCTGACTCATCTGCGCGAACTGTACCTGTCCCCCGATGGCGATGAACTGCGCGGAGAGGACACGCTTGCCGCTCTGGATGAAGATGCAGAGGACCGGCTGAGCCGGGCCTTGCAGGAATCCGGCGGGATCCGCTTTGAAATCCGCTTTCATCTGCATCCCGCGATCACGGCGATACCGGATGGCGATGCGGTCCGGCTTGAACTGCCGGGGAATGAGGAATGGTATTTCAGTCACGATCTTGTGGCCGGGCTGACGCTGGAGCCCTCTGCCTATCTTGAGGCAGGCGAGCCGGAGCCTCTGGCGTCGTCCCAGATCGTTCTGCGGCAAACTCTGCAGACATATGCAATGCAGATTAGCTGGACCTTGATGCGGGCAGGCGCTAGCTAG
- the purH gene encoding bifunctional phosphoribosylaminoimidazolecarboxamide formyltransferase/IMP cyclohydrolase, with protein MPQDIVPLKRALISVSDKTGLIDFARGLDEAGVEILSTGGTAKALRDAGIAVKDVSEVTGFPEMMDGRVKTLHPVVHGGLLALRDDDAHMKSAAEHDIGMIDLLVVNLYPFEETVAKGADYAECVENIDIGGPAMIRAAAKNHAYVGVVVDVEDYDAVLKQLAAKGGLHLSMRKSLAQTAYARTAAYDAAVSGWMADATGTETPRRRVFAGTLAQGLRYGENPHQRAAFYTTAETRPGVASARQWQGKELSYNNINDTDAAFELVAEFDPADGPACAIIKHANPCGVARAESAEEAYRRAYDCDRTSAFGGIIALNQTLDADTARAISEIFTEVVIAPDATDEAKEVFAARKNLRLLTTGGLPDPGQGGMAFRQVAGGFLVQSRDNGRVLQADLKVVTQRQPSDEELADLLFAWTVAKHVKSNAIVYAKDLATVGIGAGQMSRVDSTRIGRSKAQDMAEALSLPLPLTTGAAVASDAFFPFADGVEALADAGAAAVIQPGGSVRDAEVIAAADARGLAMVFTGQRHFRH; from the coding sequence ATGCCGCAAGACATCGTTCCGCTGAAACGTGCCCTGATTTCCGTCTCAGACAAAACCGGGCTGATAGACTTCGCGAGGGGGCTTGATGAAGCCGGCGTCGAGATCCTGTCTACGGGCGGTACGGCGAAGGCCCTGCGCGATGCCGGAATCGCCGTCAAGGATGTCTCCGAGGTCACCGGCTTTCCCGAAATGATGGATGGCCGGGTCAAGACGCTGCATCCGGTGGTGCATGGCGGGCTGCTTGCCCTGCGTGACGACGATGCGCATATGAAATCGGCGGCAGAGCATGATATCGGCATGATCGACCTGCTGGTGGTCAATCTCTACCCGTTTGAGGAAACCGTCGCGAAGGGCGCGGATTACGCTGAATGTGTCGAGAATATCGATATTGGCGGCCCTGCGATGATCCGCGCCGCTGCCAAGAATCACGCCTATGTCGGCGTTGTCGTCGATGTTGAGGATTATGACGCGGTGCTGAAGCAGCTTGCCGCGAAGGGCGGGCTACATCTGTCGATGCGCAAATCTCTGGCGCAGACCGCCTATGCGCGGACAGCGGCCTATGATGCTGCCGTCTCGGGCTGGATGGCTGACGCGACCGGCACCGAAACGCCGCGCCGCAGGGTCTTCGCGGGAACGCTGGCGCAGGGGCTGCGCTATGGCGAGAACCCGCATCAGCGTGCCGCGTTCTATACTACTGCCGAGACTCGTCCCGGTGTTGCTTCGGCGCGGCAATGGCAGGGCAAGGAGCTGTCCTATAATAATATCAACGATACCGACGCCGCGTTTGAGCTAGTGGCGGAGTTCGATCCGGCGGACGGTCCGGCCTGTGCCATTATCAAACACGCCAATCCCTGCGGCGTCGCGAGGGCGGAAAGCGCCGAAGAAGCCTATCGCCGGGCCTATGATTGCGACCGTACCTCGGCATTTGGCGGTATCATTGCGCTGAACCAGACGCTTGACGCGGATACGGCCCGTGCCATCAGCGAGATCTTCACCGAGGTTGTGATCGCTCCCGACGCCACTGACGAGGCGAAAGAGGTTTTCGCGGCCCGCAAGAATCTGCGCCTGCTGACCACGGGCGGATTGCCCGATCCCGGTCAGGGCGGCATGGCGTTCCGGCAGGTTGCGGGCGGGTTTCTGGTCCAGTCTCGCGATAATGGCCGGGTTTTGCAGGCGGATCTGAAGGTCGTCACGCAGCGCCAGCCAAGCGATGAAGAACTTGCGGATCTGCTGTTTGCCTGGACCGTCGCCAAGCATGTCAAATCGAATGCAATCGTCTATGCCAAGGATCTGGCGACGGTCGGCATCGGTGCCGGTCAGATGAGCCGCGTCGATTCGACGCGGATCGGGCGCAGCAAGGCGCAGGATATGGCCGAAGCGCTGTCTCTGCCGCTTCCGCTGACGACCGGGGCCGCGGTGGCATCCGATGCGTTCTTCCCCTTCGCCGATGGGGTCGAGGCACTGGCCGATGCGGGCGCGGCTGCGGTTATCCAGCCCGGCGGTTCGGTGCGCGATGCCGAGGTGATCGCCGCTGCCGATGCCCGCGGTCTGGCGATGGTGTTCACCGGTCAGCGTCATTTCCGCCACTGA